The nucleotide sequence CCATGGGGCAATAAGTTAGAAACCAAATAAAACTTCTTGCCCAGTTCATGCGCAGTATCGATGCCTTGCTTGAGAACCTCAATCTTGCCGAAGTCGTTATTACGAACCCGGAGTGAATAGCGAGGCTGTCCGGCATAGATAGCGTCGGCACCAAAATCAAAGGCGGTACGCAGCATGGAAAGGCTGCCGGCTGGGGCGAGAAGTTCAGGAATCTTAGTCATGGACTCTATTTTAGTGCCCTTAGGCACTTGGTGCCGACCTCCTATCGGAGGCTTTAATTGCTTGCCTTAGATGGGGGGTAGTGCTTTAGTGGTTTAAATTACCGCCAAGATACTCTGCCAGTAGAGGTGTCATACAAGGCGCCAACGATTTTGACTTTTCCTTGTTTTTCAAGATCCGCTAGAATTGGACTCTTAGTGCGTATCTCATTGACTGAATCATCAATATTTAGCTCAGTAACTTCGTTCACAAATTTGTAGTTCTTACCATTACGCTCCCCCGGTGTTTTTGACATCTGAACGGCGGGCTGAATTTTTTCAAGCAATTGAGTTAGGTTGCCTAGTTTCACTCCATCACAGGCACCCTTAATAGCGCCACAGCTGGTGTGACCTAGCACTACGATGAGCGGAGTGCCAACCACTTTAGAGCCATACTCTAAGCCACCTAAAATGTCATCGTTAATCACATTGCCAGCAACCCTGTTGGAAAATATATCTCCGGTGCTCATATCAAAAACAACTTCAGGCCCACTTCTAGAGTCCATGCATGCAATAACATGAGCTAAAGGGTATTGCCCTAAAGCGGTTTGAGTGACCAGAGTCTTTTGGTTTCTGCTCAATGGTTTTCCGGAAACAAAACGCTCATTGCCTGCTTTAAGGATATTCATTGCGTCATCAGGAGAGATTCCGGCCTGAACTGATTTTGTCATCGTGATGCCAGGTTTGTATAGAGTAACTTTAGTAACTGCCGGTGAGTCATCAGATGCAAGGACTGCTGATGATGAGATCAATGCAGCGGCGGCGAGAATAATAAATGGATTTTTCATGTGAGACTCATCCCTGGACAGTTGATGGATTAATCATATCTAATACCCATTAGAACTGTCTATTAAAAAAAGATTGTCACCCTCTAGCCATCCCAGGAGCTTGCTAGAACTGGATTAATTCCAGCCTTGCAATAAAACGATGGTAAATGAAGAGTATCCTTCGGGGGATGTGGAGAGCATTGTCAAAATGAAAGGGGGAGCCTTCCCTTTGACTTTTCACCCTAAATTGAAGGCGCTTACTAAAAAAGTAGAACGAATCCAGAAAGAATGCAATGTCAAAACTCACATCCAAACCTATCCTAAAAAAAGCCAGCGGTATTTTGGCTCAAGAGTTTGCAATACCCAAAGATATTGCCTGGGCATGGGTGACTTTGCTGCTCTCACAAGAAGAGCAAAAGCGCGATAGCGAAGAAAAGCGCTACAGCCGCATTGCTGAATTTGAAGCTTGGATTTTAGGTCTAAGTCTACCAACTGATCCAAAGAATCCTGAGAGCGGTGCAGTGAGTCCTGAGGCAGTTAAAAATTCCGCCAGAAATGTCTTTGAGTGGCCACATGAGTACATCTTCGAAGAACCAGCAGCCCCAAATCATATGGATACCAAGGTTACCTATGGCGATACCATCACCAAACCCATTTTGGATGCGGTTAAAGATGCTGGTGGATCCGATGATCGAGCGGCGCTGATCGCTATCTTAGAGGGTTATGCAAAAGAGGGTAAAGAGCCCTTTGCTAATGTCACAACAGAAGGCATCGAATGGAAAGGCAGCGCTTGGAAAGATGGCGATAAATATAATCTCCTGACTATTAAGACTCTCAATAATCGCCTGGCCAATTTACGCAAGAAGGGCTTGATCTAAGCGGGTTGCCTTACCCGTACTACAAAAGAAAAAGCCCCTAGATTGCTCTAGGGGCTTTACTTATTTGGCTCCTCGACCTGGGCTCGAACCAGGGACCTACGGATTAACAGTCCGGCGCTCTACCGACTGAGCTATCGAGGAATAAGCCGATATTATAGCAAGATGAAATCACTTCTTCCCACTTCTGTGCAGATCCCCAAAGTACTGACCATTGCTGGGTCCGATAGCGGCGGTGGGGCGGGGCTCCAGGCCGACCTCAAGGCGATCACCGCCCTTGGTGGCTACGGCATGTCAGTCATTACGGCAATTACCGCCCAAAATACCTTGGGTGTAACGCGTATTCAGGATGTAGATCTTGATGTGGTTGAAGCCCAGATCGACGCTGTTTTAATGGATATTGGCGCCGATATAGTCAAAATCGGTATGTTGGCCAGCCCAGAAATAGTCCGCACAGTTGCTAAATCGTTACGCAAACACGGCGTTAAGCGGATTGTTCTAGATCCTGTTTTGCGCGCTACTTCTGGTGCAAGCTTAGGTGGCGACGATACCGCTCAAGCCATGATTGCTGACTTGTTTCCGATTGCAACACTGGTTACGCCCAATCTAGATGAAGCTTCATTACTACTTGGTCGTGAAATAAGCGGTCCAAATGATTTCAAATTGGCTGCCGAAGAATTACTCGAGATGGGCCCACAAGCAGTCCTCATCAAGGGCGGACACTTGGATAGCACGCACACTCAAATTACCGATTACTTAATGTGGCGCTCCATGGAAGACGGTCTTGAAGTTGTGCAATCAAAAGAATTCAAACACTATCGTGTCAATACGGTAAATACGCACGGCACTGGATGTTCTTTAGCATCTGCCATTGCTACCTATCTAGCTGATGGTCATGATCTAGCTCATGCCGTTGCTAAGGCGATTGCCTATATAGAGGCAGGTTTAGAGGCGGGACGCTTCTTGAGTATTGGCGAAGGTCCGGGGCCGCTATGGCATATGCACGATTTTTATCCAACTTCATTGCTCGAAGAAAAAGGAAATTACTGAGCAGATCTGGGCTAACTTAGGTCAGTTACTAATAAATCAGGAAATCACGACTGCATTAATTCTTGTAAGTATTTGACCGCCGCCTTAGGGTCTTTGGCTTGGGTAATGGCTCTCACAACGGCTACTGAGCCAACACCACTTTTTGCTACCGCATGAATGCTGTCTTGATCAATGCCGCCAATCGCTACCAGTGGGTAGTTGCTCATGAGCTGAGCATATCGATATAAACGACCTAGTCCTTGCGGTGCTGTAGGCATCTTCTTTAAATTTGTTGGAAAGACTGCGCCCATCGCAATGTAGCTTGGGCAAAAGCGATCTGCATAAGCCAGCTCTGCATAGCCATGAGTGCTTAGTCCCAGTCTTAAGCCCGCACCCCGAATTTCTTCTAGGTTGGCATCTACTAAATCCTCTTGACCTAAATGCACGCCATAGGCGCCAGCATCAATTGCTTCTTGCCAATAGTCATTAATGAATAGCAAGGTCTTGCTATCTTTGACTGCTGCAACAGATTCTTTAATTTGTTTTCGGATCTTAGACTTTTCGTCTGACTTAAATCTAAGTTGTACCGTCGGCAACTCTGCATCGACCATGCGCTTTACCCAATCAGCATCCGGCATGACTCCATACAAGCCCAGGCGTTTTGGACACTCTTTAAAGGCATTGGGATTCATATTGCGAGTCCAGGGCAATAAATCAAAATGCTCTGGCCTGCTGGGCCATTTAAAGGGATTAAAGCCACCATCTTGCAATGTCATGCGTGACCATGCCTTACCCAGAATTCTGGCATCAGACTCGATAAATCCCATTTCAATGGCAGCTAGTGCGCCTGCCAATTCGTAGTGATCGACGGCTGCTTCGTTATCAATCAGTGGAGGCGGAGAGTTCAGACTAAAGGTCGGAATCGGAATGCATAAATCTTCATTGCGATGTGCGGCAACGATTTGATCAGCAAGGTCACGAATGAGGCTCATGAGTTCAGTGTACTTAACTTAGTGTCCTGTTGCGACTACGATTGATGCCAAAACGGAGTACCCACCAAAGGCGTGCTTGCTTGAGCAGACTCTTGAGGCTTCATGGCGCCCGATAAGAAGGTGGCACGACCTGCATCAACCGCCATAGCAAAGGCTTTGGCCATTACCACAGGATCATCCGCCAAGGCTACTGCGGTATTGAGTAGTACACCATCAAACCCCCATTCCATGACGGTGCAGGCATGAGAAGGAAGTCCTAGACCAGCATCCACCAAGAGCGGAACTTTTAATCGGTCGCGCAACAGTTTCATGGCATAGGGATTTAAAGGCCCCTGTCCGGTACCAATTGGAGCCGCCCAAGGCATGACTGCTTGGCAACCGACATCAACCAGACGTTGGCACAAAATGAGATCCTCCGTGCAATACGGCAGAACCTTAAAGCCATCTTTAATCAGAGTCTCTGCTGTCTGCACTAAGCGCAAGACATCTGGTTGCAAAGTGTAATCATCGCCAATGAGCTCCAACTTGATCCAATCGGTTTCAAACACTTCACGCGCCATTTGCGCGGTGGTAATGACTTCTTGTGGGCTATGGCAACCAGCGGTATTTGGTAAAACGGGAACTGCCATCTTTTTGAGCAAATCCCAAAAGCCGCTATGCGCTTCAGCGGTTGATGTTCCCTGGCGACGCAAACTTACGGTAATCATGCCAGGGTTAGATGCCTCTACTGAGTTCTCAAGCACCTGTGGAGAAGGGTAGCGTGAGGTTCCTAATAGCAAACGGCTCGCAAAGCTCTCGCCATATAAGACAAGTGTGTCTGCGCTATTGAGGTTATTAGGTAAAGGAGCGTTCATAGAAAAATAATTGGTTCTTAATCAACCGCCAGTAACTGGGGCAATCACTTCAATTTGATCATCCTCATTTAATACAAAGTCTGCATGCTTAGTCTTGGGCACAAAATTAAGATTCACGGCAACAGCATAAGGTGGCTTCGCATCGATCAAGGCCAGAGCATCGCTCACCATGCTCTTGCTGGGCAACTCATAAGCCACTTGATTAACGATTACGCGCATACCGCCTCAATCTGATTATTGTCTTGAGTCATACTCAATCCCAAATCCAATGCAGTCTTACTGGTGCCGAGCTCTATAAGTTCCAATGCGCAGTCAAGCACTGCAGGAGAAATCATAAAACCATGGCGATATAGACCATTGATCATGATCAAATCAGATAGCCCTGTATCCCTTTGTGATTGAATTTCTGGAAGATTATTTTTTAAAGTAGGGCGACACTGCGTTGCCATCTCTAAAATACGTGCCTCAGCAAACCCACTATGAACGGTATAGACGGCGCTGAGCAATTCCATAGCAGAGCGTACGCTCATTTCTGACAAGTCATCAGACTCAATCTCCGTTGCACCCACCACATAAATATCATTTTCTTTAGGGGCAATATAAATCGGGTAGCGTGGATGGATTAAGCGCGTAGGACGATGCAACTTCACTTCTGGCGCATAGAGTCGAATGACCTCACCACGAACACCACGCAAGCTATTGGGCTTGTCACCAAATGACCAAGCTTCTTTAGCTCCCGTACCGCGGCAATCAATTACGGCCTTATAGCCTGTCTTTTTGCGCAATTCGGTTGGGTCGATTTCGGTATGCCAGTGGCAATTGACCTTCAATAGCG is from Polynucleobacter sp. MWH-S4W17 and encodes:
- a CDS encoding carbonic anhydrase family protein, whose translation is MKNPFIILAAAALISSSAVLASDDSPAVTKVTLYKPGITMTKSVQAGISPDDAMNILKAGNERFVSGKPLSRNQKTLVTQTALGQYPLAHVIACMDSRSGPEVVFDMSTGDIFSNRVAGNVINDDILGGLEYGSKVVGTPLIVVLGHTSCGAIKGACDGVKLGNLTQLLEKIQPAVQMSKTPGERNGKNYKFVNEVTELNIDDSVNEIRTKSPILADLEKQGKVKIVGALYDTSTGRVSWR
- the thiD gene encoding bifunctional hydroxymethylpyrimidine kinase/phosphomethylpyrimidine kinase; amino-acid sequence: MKSLLPTSVQIPKVLTIAGSDSGGGAGLQADLKAITALGGYGMSVITAITAQNTLGVTRIQDVDLDVVEAQIDAVLMDIGADIVKIGMLASPEIVRTVAKSLRKHGVKRIVLDPVLRATSGASLGGDDTAQAMIADLFPIATLVTPNLDEASLLLGREISGPNDFKLAAEELLEMGPQAVLIKGGHLDSTHTQITDYLMWRSMEDGLEVVQSKEFKHYRVNTVNTHGTGCSLASAIATYLADGHDLAHAVAKAIAYIEAGLEAGRFLSIGEGPGPLWHMHDFYPTSLLEEKGNY
- the thiE gene encoding thiamine phosphate synthase — protein: MSLIRDLADQIVAAHRNEDLCIPIPTFSLNSPPPLIDNEAAVDHYELAGALAAIEMGFIESDARILGKAWSRMTLQDGGFNPFKWPSRPEHFDLLPWTRNMNPNAFKECPKRLGLYGVMPDADWVKRMVDAELPTVQLRFKSDEKSKIRKQIKESVAAVKDSKTLLFINDYWQEAIDAGAYGVHLGQEDLVDANLEEIRGAGLRLGLSTHGYAELAYADRFCPSYIAMGAVFPTNLKKMPTAPQGLGRLYRYAQLMSNYPLVAIGGIDQDSIHAVAKSGVGSVAVVRAITQAKDPKAAVKYLQELMQS
- a CDS encoding thiazole synthase; translation: MNAPLPNNLNSADTLVLYGESFASRLLLGTSRYPSPQVLENSVEASNPGMITVSLRRQGTSTAEAHSGFWDLLKKMAVPVLPNTAGCHSPQEVITTAQMAREVFETDWIKLELIGDDYTLQPDVLRLVQTAETLIKDGFKVLPYCTEDLILCQRLVDVGCQAVMPWAAPIGTGQGPLNPYAMKLLRDRLKVPLLVDAGLGLPSHACTVMEWGFDGVLLNTAVALADDPVVMAKAFAMAVDAGRATFLSGAMKPQESAQASTPLVGTPFWHQS
- the thiS gene encoding sulfur carrier protein ThiS; its protein translation is MRVIVNQVAYELPSKSMVSDALALIDAKPPYAVAVNLNFVPKTKHADFVLNEDDQIEVIAPVTGG
- a CDS encoding FAD-dependent oxidoreductase — encoded protein: MTSASFSNSKYAIVGGGLMGRLLAVALAKGGAQVDLFDKGGPDGAHAAARIAAAMLSPLAESAITEDSVVRMGLHSLPRWKELIADLSNPVYFQQDGTLILWHRQDASEAERFTAHLERNCRANADLSAPQKLGNEALRELEPGVADRFTQGLYLPNEGQLDNRQLLDALASELTLLKVNCHWHTEIDPTELRKKTGYKAVIDCRGTGAKEAWSFGDKPNSLRGVRGEVIRLYAPEVKLHRPTRLIHPRYPIYIAPKENDIYVVGATEIESDDLSEMSVRSAMELLSAVYTVHSGFAEARILEMATQCRPTLKNNLPEIQSQRDTGLSDLIMINGLYRHGFMISPAVLDCALELIELGTSKTALDLGLSMTQDNNQIEAVCA